Proteins from one Entomospira culicis genomic window:
- a CDS encoding methyl-accepting chemotaxis protein — MKIKTQTTWYVMVTLIILLSSLSAYAIKVVYDKILQTSMERAESHAITMATAVQERVDLVATQADVLQRILTNYPDNPSERRPWLAQQLRSASLDQADIDGIWVVFLPNAFDGLDDLFINDPLNFGDEAGRVQVYAEDGKITFLGADYRDLENDAAISSVVTERRPRVQSRLYPSFNQHLPIARTGFTIMIPIEDPKTREIFGVLGFDIPSSYLFSAFYEFEEPIPMQFHGVTSFSAVFLNHSIPESIGNVFTESLTMEQKREFEWAFEHEIREPNAPPHTHNLIRKDIDPNRPGTSYSFMSIVKLLGDNETLVVGNVDRWLVVYTVHKKDMLDGIVLYRRATVAGMLAILAILAVVISYIVNRNFKNLDTINRAVESIARGEGDLTQRTAIRGEDEVAELSIEFDRFVGNIHDTVSSVQEDTRLLSRTSTILQEEMEQVRQSLTDIQRGISELVTNIESKLVDMVIETNNTVSLVTNDVNHLETLISSQSSGVTQSSAAIEQMVASIGSVNNIAQEVARQYRELYLAGEDGREKQLIVREQIREVVKGSANLREANAIIEEIANQTNLLAMNAAIEAAHAGDVGKGFAVVADEIRNLAEGAAIQSKSISDELAIVHETIASIEAASDENEKAYEEVFGAIEGLSKLISQIEEAMQEQSIGSQEVMKSLRMITHSAYDVKDMASKMKREGEAITYLTKRFSDKMGNDKADIENLVRVIDKVIQTTNDLDTIVTRNYDYSNGISEVIGKFKT, encoded by the coding sequence ATGAAAATTAAGACACAAACCACATGGTATGTCATGGTGACGTTAATTATCTTGCTTAGTAGCTTGTCGGCATATGCAATTAAGGTTGTATACGATAAGATACTGCAGACAAGCATGGAGCGAGCCGAATCGCACGCGATTACCATGGCTACTGCGGTGCAAGAGCGTGTCGATTTAGTGGCTACGCAGGCGGATGTTTTACAGCGTATTCTTACTAATTATCCAGATAATCCCAGTGAGCGAAGACCCTGGTTAGCGCAACAATTACGTAGTGCGAGCTTGGATCAAGCTGATATTGATGGCATTTGGGTGGTCTTTTTACCTAATGCGTTTGACGGTCTTGATGATTTATTTATTAATGATCCGCTTAATTTTGGCGACGAAGCCGGTCGGGTACAGGTGTATGCCGAAGATGGAAAGATTACTTTTCTTGGGGCTGATTATCGTGATTTGGAGAACGATGCAGCCATTTCTTCGGTGGTTACCGAACGTCGTCCGCGGGTGCAATCACGACTTTATCCTTCCTTTAACCAACACTTGCCCATTGCGCGTACTGGTTTTACGATTATGATTCCCATTGAGGATCCTAAGACGCGTGAAATTTTTGGGGTTTTAGGGTTTGATATTCCTTCTAGTTATCTCTTTAGTGCTTTCTATGAATTTGAAGAGCCTATCCCGATGCAATTTCATGGTGTAACGAGTTTTAGTGCGGTATTTTTAAACCATAGTATTCCAGAATCTATTGGCAATGTCTTTACCGAGAGTTTGACGATGGAGCAGAAACGAGAGTTTGAGTGGGCATTTGAGCATGAAATTCGTGAGCCTAATGCGCCACCGCATACGCACAACCTCATACGTAAGGATATCGATCCTAACCGTCCGGGCACGAGTTATTCTTTTATGTCGATAGTGAAGTTGCTTGGCGATAACGAAACGTTGGTGGTCGGGAATGTTGATCGTTGGTTGGTTGTGTATACGGTACACAAAAAGGATATGCTTGATGGGATTGTTCTGTATCGTCGCGCAACTGTTGCGGGTATGTTGGCTATTCTAGCGATATTGGCTGTGGTTATTAGTTACATTGTTAATCGTAATTTTAAGAATTTAGATACAATTAACCGTGCGGTAGAGAGTATTGCGCGTGGCGAAGGTGATTTAACTCAGCGCACGGCTATTCGTGGTGAAGATGAGGTTGCAGAACTCTCTATTGAGTTTGATCGTTTTGTAGGAAACATTCATGATACGGTGAGTAGTGTGCAGGAGGATACGCGTTTATTATCGCGTACGTCTACCATTTTACAGGAGGAGATGGAGCAGGTGCGTCAATCTCTCACCGATATTCAACGAGGAATTTCTGAATTGGTTACTAATATTGAATCAAAATTGGTGGATATGGTTATAGAAACGAATAATACGGTGAGTTTGGTTACGAATGATGTGAATCATTTGGAGACGCTTATTTCTAGTCAATCTTCAGGAGTAACGCAGAGTTCGGCAGCGATTGAGCAGATGGTGGCTTCAATTGGTAGTGTGAATAATATTGCGCAAGAGGTGGCAAGGCAGTATCGTGAGCTCTACTTAGCGGGTGAGGATGGGCGAGAGAAGCAGTTGATTGTGCGTGAGCAGATCCGAGAGGTTGTTAAAGGATCGGCGAATTTGCGTGAAGCTAATGCAATTATTGAAGAGATTGCGAATCAGACGAATTTACTTGCTATGAATGCGGCGATTGAGGCTGCACATGCAGGTGATGTAGGTAAGGGCTTTGCGGTGGTTGCTGATGAGATTCGTAACTTAGCCGAGGGCGCTGCGATACAGAGTAAAAGCATTAGTGATGAGTTGGCTATAGTTCATGAGACAATTGCTAGCATTGAAGCTGCCAGTGATGAAAATGAAAAAGCCTACGAAGAGGTCTTTGGTGCGATTGAGGGGCTCTCCAAATTGATTAGTCAAATTGAGGAGGCGATGCAAGAGCAGAGCATTGGTAGCCAAGAGGTGATGAAGAGTTTACGCATGATCACCCATAGTGCATATGACGTAAAAGATATGGCTAGCAAGATGAAGCGAGAGGGCGAGGCGATTACTTACTTGACCAAACGTTTCTCGGATAAGATGGGTAATGATAAGGCTGATATTGAAAATTTGGTGCGGGTGATTGACAAGGTGATCCAAACTACCAATGACTTAGATACGATTGTAACGAGAAATTACGACTACAGTAATGGAATTAGCGAGGTGATTGGTAAGTTTAAGACATAA
- a CDS encoding methyl-accepting chemotaxis protein: MKIKTRVIFWISITLMITMTVFVLGMSLLARRIIINRNISLAQQYVVTISGAVASQIDFVENEAEMLARALVNYPANPLERRQWLAGQLSDASYRKAHIDGIWVVMLPNALDGLDNIFVNEPASFGDNEGRVQMYASDGDVRWLGARSENIDRHTMIQRVIEDRQVHILTRMRDDFDTSVNIARSGITIMVPIESEKSRRIYGVLGIDISSDFIFSPLSKYATSLNIPAKAIVNEELTMLFHTNPELIGASFTQRVPDTANQEALMSMANTTLIADNESLLLHWKVDPEGNGRYVKAYNFFSPVRVTESKQRWLAGFSVTEKELLVGLSEIVFSLIISAIIDIVLVVSLLIVIMSGILLRLGVLRKSVSQTAGSRDLTQRIELTGSDEVGQISGNFNQFSQVLQKIILQVKKSIKKIESSSQGLNRGVYQAESDVMSLNGAMEGLKRAVGDQRQTVQENSHTAQELFGDIAKIDDLAVTQASSITQSSAAIEEMVSSINSVDQIVNKMAQQYRDLYEAGEIGREKQTLVRERIREVVKGSVKLQEANAIIEEIATQTNLLAMNAAIEAAHAGDVGKGFAVVADEIRNLAESASEQSKSIGMELKAVHKSIAGIESASNESTRSYLAVFNSIDNLSSLVNQVQGAMQEQSVGSHEILKGLKMITQSSQEVKSSANSMRVQSKQVVQVVDLVSQNMRDNDGKVDVLVAQTEAVRDKVLQLVRLNQDNQVRVHEVTQMMQKFRV, encoded by the coding sequence ATGAAAATAAAGACGCGTGTTATTTTTTGGATTTCTATAACGTTAATGATTACGATGACGGTTTTTGTTCTGGGTATGAGCCTTTTGGCACGAAGAATCATTATTAATCGCAATATTAGCCTTGCCCAGCAGTATGTGGTTACCATATCTGGTGCGGTTGCTAGTCAAATAGACTTTGTGGAGAATGAGGCCGAGATGTTGGCGCGAGCGTTAGTTAATTATCCAGCAAACCCCCTTGAGCGCAGGCAGTGGTTAGCGGGGCAACTCTCTGATGCAAGTTATCGAAAGGCGCATATTGATGGCATTTGGGTGGTGATGTTACCCAATGCGTTGGATGGCTTGGATAATATTTTTGTGAATGAGCCTGCCAGTTTTGGTGACAATGAGGGGCGGGTGCAAATGTATGCAAGTGATGGTGATGTGCGTTGGCTTGGCGCCAGAAGTGAAAATATTGATCGCCATACGATGATTCAGCGTGTGATTGAGGATCGACAGGTGCATATATTAACGCGCATGCGCGATGACTTTGATACGAGTGTCAATATTGCACGTAGTGGCATTACCATTATGGTGCCTATTGAGAGCGAAAAGAGTCGGCGTATTTATGGTGTGTTGGGTATCGATATTTCTTCGGATTTTATCTTCTCCCCGCTCTCTAAGTATGCCACATCATTAAATATTCCAGCTAAAGCAATCGTGAATGAAGAGCTGACGATGCTCTTTCATACTAACCCCGAGTTGATTGGTGCTAGCTTTACCCAGCGTGTACCGGATACAGCTAATCAAGAGGCATTGATGAGTATGGCTAATACGACGCTTATTGCGGATAATGAGTCGTTGCTCTTACACTGGAAAGTGGATCCTGAGGGTAATGGTCGCTATGTGAAGGCTTATAATTTTTTCTCTCCTGTGAGAGTAACTGAATCAAAGCAACGTTGGCTTGCTGGTTTTAGTGTTACCGAGAAGGAGTTACTTGTTGGGCTTTCTGAAATTGTTTTCTCGTTAATTATTAGTGCGATTATTGATATTGTTTTAGTTGTTTCCTTGCTTATTGTGATTATGAGTGGGATTTTATTACGGTTGGGCGTTTTACGAAAATCTGTCTCACAGACGGCGGGAAGTCGTGATTTAACCCAGCGTATAGAGCTGACAGGTAGTGATGAGGTGGGTCAGATATCTGGGAATTTTAATCAATTTTCGCAAGTATTACAAAAAATTATTTTGCAAGTGAAGAAGAGTATCAAAAAGATTGAGAGCAGTTCACAGGGGCTTAACCGTGGCGTATATCAGGCAGAGAGTGATGTTATGTCTTTGAACGGTGCGATGGAGGGCTTAAAGCGAGCTGTCGGGGATCAACGACAGACGGTGCAAGAGAATAGTCATACGGCGCAAGAACTTTTTGGCGATATTGCAAAAATTGATGATCTGGCTGTTACGCAGGCCTCAAGTATTACGCAAAGTTCCGCAGCGATTGAAGAGATGGTCTCTTCGATCAACAGTGTCGATCAGATTGTCAATAAGATGGCTCAGCAATATCGAGATCTCTATGAGGCTGGCGAGATTGGGCGTGAAAAACAGACTTTGGTGCGTGAGCGTATCCGTGAAGTGGTGAAGGGTTCGGTTAAGCTACAAGAGGCGAATGCGATTATTGAGGAGATTGCTACCCAAACAAACTTACTGGCAATGAATGCTGCGATTGAGGCAGCACATGCTGGTGATGTGGGTAAGGGCTTTGCGGTGGTTGCTGATGAAATTCGTAATCTTGCGGAGAGTGCGTCTGAACAGAGCAAGAGTATCGGTATGGAGCTGAAAGCGGTGCATAAATCGATCGCTGGTATTGAGAGCGCTAGTAATGAGAGTACGCGATCCTATCTTGCTGTCTTTAATAGCATCGATAATCTCTCTAGTTTGGTGAATCAGGTGCAGGGAGCAATGCAGGAGCAGAGTGTGGGTAGTCATGAGATTTTGAAGGGATTAAAGATGATTACACAAAGTTCCCAAGAGGTGAAGAGTTCTGCTAACAGTATGCGTGTTCAGAGCAAGCAGGTCGTGCAGGTTGTCGATCTTGTCTCACAAAACATGCGGGATAATGATGGGAAGGTTGATGTGCTGGTTGCCCAGACCGAGGCAGTACGCGATAAGGTGCTTCAGTTGGTTCGTTTAAATCAAGATAACCAAGTGCGTGTTCATGAGGTTACTCAGATGATGCAGAAATTCCGTGTATAG
- a CDS encoding methyl-accepting chemotaxis protein yields the protein MKIKNKAVTVISLTLLVSISLLTIFTLVAVKDMVNKRSIVMGKQYTAMMAALVTEQLVTVRTEAFINQLQLTNYPDERSERRQWLSRALRNYSLGTKLFDGVWAIYLPNALDGLDDQFINNPEYFGDDRGRVQMYARNGEVTFLGARFDDIDDHERINLVLKNRSPQVTSRLYGDFDSRVNIARTGYSVILPIEDPVTREVYGVLGIDVAADFLYIPFGRFEVPMPAAFHAVSTDSERLTLINHSVPDFIGTHFVDRLTAEESRTITQNITRGSASDVFVMERQIPSVLGDGTYRHGYTFYAKVTMPGRDPAREWIVYYTVYDEDMLEGVAEFRAIVIGGVIGILILLVFVITVLMSVILRRLDVTNRAIASVAAGGGDLTRRIDRQGNDELTDLAGNFNQFTENLQGIISTVKSNTSGLSKTSNMLNVEMERVREDLDGIRGIIDALKVSVDEQVTDLSDNNKIVTDLVNHISNLDDLVITQAAGITQSSAAIEEMVSSINSVDKIVNIMASQYRELHLAGEDGRDKQALVRERIREVVKGSVKLQEANAIIEEIANQTNLLAMNAAIEAAHAGDVGKGFAVVADEIRNLAESAALQSQNIGLELKAVHETIAGIEEASNEGEISYTKVFDGISNLSSLVNQVQGAMSEQSAGSQEVLKSLKMITQSSQEVKDAASSMRFGSGAIISMMKKLTEEIQNDRQNADNVEAMTENIMSTTNQLGRLVEDNDHKINEVTEMMDKFKV from the coding sequence ATGAAAATTAAGAACAAAGCAGTAACAGTTATCTCCCTTACGCTTCTTGTTTCTATCTCCCTGCTAACGATTTTTACGCTTGTTGCTGTCAAAGATATGGTGAATAAACGTAGCATCGTGATGGGTAAACAGTACACCGCGATGATGGCTGCTTTGGTTACCGAACAATTAGTAACGGTGCGTACCGAGGCGTTTATCAATCAGTTGCAATTGACGAATTATCCTGATGAGCGTAGTGAGCGACGTCAGTGGTTGAGTAGAGCGCTACGTAATTATAGTCTTGGTACAAAGCTTTTTGATGGTGTTTGGGCTATCTATCTCCCCAATGCCTTGGATGGCTTAGACGATCAATTTATTAATAACCCTGAATACTTTGGCGATGACCGCGGACGCGTGCAAATGTACGCGCGTAATGGCGAGGTAACCTTTTTGGGGGCTCGCTTTGATGATATTGATGATCATGAGCGTATTAATTTAGTATTGAAGAATCGATCGCCACAGGTAACTTCTCGCTTATATGGTGATTTTGATAGTCGGGTGAATATCGCGCGCACCGGCTATTCTGTTATTCTTCCCATCGAAGACCCTGTAACGCGCGAGGTGTATGGTGTATTGGGTATTGATGTGGCTGCTGATTTTCTCTACATTCCTTTTGGTCGCTTTGAGGTGCCGATGCCGGCGGCCTTTCATGCGGTATCTACGGACAGCGAACGCTTAACCCTGATTAACCACAGTGTGCCTGATTTTATTGGTACGCACTTTGTTGATAGATTAACGGCAGAGGAGTCGCGCACGATTACACAAAATATTACGCGAGGAAGTGCTTCCGATGTCTTTGTGATGGAGAGACAAATTCCTAGTGTGCTAGGGGATGGAACCTATCGCCACGGCTACACCTTTTACGCAAAAGTCACCATGCCTGGTCGAGATCCCGCGCGTGAGTGGATTGTCTACTATACTGTCTACGATGAGGATATGCTAGAGGGCGTGGCTGAATTTAGGGCCATAGTTATTGGTGGGGTTATCGGTATTTTAATTCTGCTTGTCTTCGTTATTACGGTACTGATGTCGGTTATTTTGCGGCGCTTAGATGTTACCAATCGGGCAATTGCCTCGGTGGCTGCTGGTGGTGGTGATCTCACGCGACGCATCGATCGTCAAGGCAATGATGAGCTTACCGATCTTGCGGGTAACTTTAATCAATTTACAGAAAATCTACAGGGGATCATCAGCACAGTTAAGTCCAATACGAGTGGCTTGAGCAAAACATCTAACATGCTTAATGTAGAGATGGAGAGGGTGAGAGAGGATCTTGATGGTATTCGTGGCATCATCGATGCGCTTAAGGTGAGTGTAGATGAGCAAGTGACTGACTTAAGTGATAATAATAAGATTGTTACAGACTTAGTTAATCATATTAGTAATCTTGATGATCTCGTTATTACACAGGCTGCCGGGATTACGCAGAGTTCTGCAGCGATTGAAGAGATGGTCTCTTCGATTAACAGTGTAGATAAGATTGTCAATATTATGGCTAGCCAGTATCGCGAGTTACATCTTGCTGGTGAAGATGGGCGCGACAAGCAGGCATTGGTACGGGAGCGTATTCGTGAGGTGGTGAAGGGTTCGGTTAAACTTCAAGAGGCGAATGCGATTATTGAAGAGATTGCGAATCAGACGAACCTTCTTGCAATGAATGCCGCCATTGAGGCTGCGCACGCCGGTGATGTGGGCAAGGGTTTTGCCGTTGTTGCCGATGAAATTCGTAACCTTGCCGAGAGCGCGGCATTACAGAGTCAGAATATCGGGCTAGAGCTAAAAGCAGTGCATGAGACGATTGCTGGCATTGAAGAGGCCAGCAATGAGGGTGAGATCTCTTATACTAAAGTGTTTGATGGGATTAGTAATCTCTCCAGCTTGGTGAATCAGGTGCAAGGGGCGATGAGTGAGCAGAGTGCGGGGAGTCAGGAGGTTTTAAAGAGTCTTAAGATGATTACCCAAAGTTCCCAAGAGGTTAAGGATGCCGCTAGCAGTATGCGTTTTGGTAGTGGTGCTATTATTAGTATGATGAAGAAGCTTACCGAGGAGATTCAAAATGACCGACAAAATGCAGATAATGTAGAGGCTATGACCGAAAACATTATGAGCACAACGAATCAGCTGGGGCGCTTGGTGGAGGATAATGATCACAAAATTAATGAAGTTACCGAGATGATGGATAAATTTAAGGTCTAA
- a CDS encoding tetratricopeptide repeat protein, with translation MIDNMQTTDVALLQILMDKAYEEGDLKQALAFAKLIYQYEPSYNAYFDYALIAKELSLFKHALSAIEQALLIDPQLPEAYIEKALLLYELEDLQGAYDYLLSLRHILLDHTPWALLAVLCAELSHLDEASFYAAKAISHSPDAWSYHARAIVYQMRKEYDKASIDFQTALTLDSQNPELWNSYALFFEELLAFEHALEVYNTAIDRFQLEYSFLYLNRAKVHHLLDHKDLAIIDCELALAQANNNGDIWFLLASLLHEDGNLFGALHAYNQSLRYIKKDPSIHFCKAQLLDELGDFKQAKSSYEKALRFAPENQDIRIAYANFMLRYNFMMHHHTGFIPHTHPNQDDQSLHP, from the coding sequence ATGATAGATAATATGCAAACCACCGACGTTGCTCTTCTTCAGATCCTTATGGACAAAGCCTATGAGGAGGGCGACCTAAAACAAGCGCTTGCCTTTGCCAAGCTCATTTATCAGTATGAACCCTCCTATAATGCTTACTTCGACTACGCTCTCATTGCCAAGGAGCTCTCGTTGTTTAAGCACGCCCTTAGCGCCATCGAGCAAGCGCTCCTCATCGACCCCCAACTTCCAGAGGCTTATATTGAAAAAGCGCTCCTGCTCTATGAGTTAGAGGATCTTCAAGGTGCCTATGATTACCTCCTCTCCCTTCGCCACATCCTCCTCGACCACACCCCATGGGCACTCTTAGCCGTGCTCTGCGCCGAATTATCTCACCTCGATGAAGCATCCTTTTACGCAGCCAAAGCCATCAGCCACTCCCCCGACGCCTGGAGCTATCACGCCAGAGCCATCGTCTACCAAATGCGTAAAGAGTACGACAAAGCCAGCATCGACTTCCAAACAGCTCTCACCCTAGACTCTCAAAATCCCGAACTCTGGAATAGCTACGCCCTCTTCTTCGAAGAGCTCCTCGCCTTCGAGCACGCCCTCGAGGTCTACAATACCGCCATCGATCGCTTTCAATTAGAGTACTCCTTTCTCTACCTCAATCGTGCCAAAGTGCACCACCTCCTCGATCACAAAGATCTCGCCATCATCGACTGCGAGTTGGCCCTCGCCCAAGCAAACAACAACGGCGATATCTGGTTTCTCCTTGCCTCCCTTCTCCACGAAGACGGTAACCTCTTTGGCGCGCTTCATGCCTACAATCAGAGCCTTCGCTACATCAAAAAAGATCCCTCCATCCACTTCTGCAAAGCCCAACTCCTCGACGAACTTGGCGACTTTAAACAGGCCAAATCCTCCTACGAAAAAGCCTTGCGCTTTGCCCCAGAAAATCAAGATATTCGCATCGCCTACGCCAACTTCATGCTCCGCTACAACTTCATGATGCACCACCACACGGGCTTTATCCCCCACACCCACCCCAATCAAGACGATCAATCGCTCCATCCCTAG
- a CDS encoding co-chaperone GroES encodes MNITPLADRVLLKMEVAEKKTASGLFIPDSATQEKTHVAQVVAIGDDHEKIKVKVGDKVIYDKYAANQFKLDGVEYIIVQMKDVIATLNA; translated from the coding sequence ATGAACATTACACCCTTAGCCGATCGTGTCCTACTAAAAATGGAGGTTGCCGAGAAGAAGACTGCTTCAGGTCTCTTTATTCCAGATAGCGCCACCCAAGAAAAGACGCACGTGGCACAAGTTGTAGCCATTGGCGACGATCATGAAAAAATCAAAGTTAAAGTCGGCGATAAAGTCATCTACGACAAATACGCTGCCAATCAATTTAAACTTGACGGCGTAGAGTATATTATCGTACAGATGAAGGATGTCATCGCCACCCTTAATGCCTAA
- a CDS encoding uracil-DNA glycosylase family protein gives MSDITPEEFHHLLILSEQYLLNDGWELASSALVQDIASVDESVAQDYSFLAKFQDDSTELDEKFVEQKISVKNDAKPTIQTPNGWSDLIDYIRKIGYDTPHDEYRLRPKVMMIVSYAQGKFAEVKAYAQKWMQAIGLGLEDVYYTTVYKTTHAQHDICLSEEEVAIIKQEIALIAPQYLILGGRLAYEALFSARPSVSKARMRLHTYEGIATMVTYDPQFVLQYPVLREDVWADLKRLQAYMGRKRETHGK, from the coding sequence ATGAGCGATATCACGCCCGAAGAATTTCATCATTTATTGATTTTAAGCGAGCAGTATCTCTTAAATGATGGCTGGGAGCTTGCTTCCAGTGCGTTGGTGCAAGATATTGCGTCAGTAGATGAGAGCGTGGCGCAAGACTACTCTTTTTTAGCAAAATTTCAAGATGATTCTACGGAGTTGGACGAAAAATTTGTTGAGCAAAAGATATCCGTAAAAAATGATGCAAAGCCTACGATTCAGACCCCTAATGGTTGGAGTGATCTTATCGATTATATTAGAAAGATCGGCTATGATACTCCACATGATGAGTATCGATTACGCCCGAAGGTGATGATGATTGTTTCGTATGCACAGGGCAAGTTTGCTGAGGTAAAAGCCTATGCGCAAAAGTGGATGCAGGCGATTGGGCTTGGGCTGGAAGATGTCTATTATACGACTGTTTATAAAACAACGCACGCCCAGCACGATATTTGTTTGAGCGAGGAAGAGGTCGCAATTATTAAGCAAGAGATTGCATTGATTGCTCCGCAGTATTTGATTTTGGGTGGAAGGCTTGCCTATGAGGCGCTTTTTAGCGCGCGACCTTCGGTGAGCAAGGCAAGAATGCGCTTGCATACCTATGAAGGAATTGCTACGATGGTAACGTATGATCCGCAATTTGTTTTACAGTATCCGGTTTTGCGCGAGGATGTCTGGGCAGATTTAAAACGCTTACAGGCGTATATGGGTAGAAAGCGCGAGACTCACGGGAAGTGA